A window of the Bacillota bacterium genome harbors these coding sequences:
- a CDS encoding 4Fe-4S binding protein → MARGKVVFNEDRCKGCELCTTVCPTKILVMSEKINKLGYHPASVSDPDKCTGCATCARICPDCVIQVYRE, encoded by the coding sequence ATGGCCCGTGGGAAAGTGGTGTTCAATGAAGATCGGTGCAAAGGCTGCGAACTTTGCACAACCGTATGTCCCACCAAGATCTTAGTTATGAGCGAAAAGATTAACAAATTGGGCTATCATCCAGCTTCAGTATCTGATCCGGACAAATGTACCGGCTGCGCTACCTGCGCCCGTATATGCCCGGATTGTGTTATTCAAGTGTATCGAGAATAA
- the spoIVB gene encoding SpoIVB peptidase, with protein MERRTVGLVLMVAVIVVFLVPNCFSLVAFPKTIGLPVGQSQSFHLNVLLPVRVRLVNGPGLKLNETWLTNTPVQLHLGYPLTLETAEVGQSEMEFQLFGVPWRRVLVEAREPDVVVPGGHAVGVLLTSEGIIVVGYDNVAGPYGYSSPARDSGILPGDLLLKANGSSLLTVADLIRSVEQAGLENQALVLTLRRGTETRIAELYPLKTPKGSFRIGLYVRDGANGVGTLSFYDLDTGCFGALGHVVTDVDTGTTLAIRDGSIVKAFISSVNAGTRGQPGEKIGVFQPGESNLGKIVANTEFGIFGLLNEPLENPYFQEGIPVAMATEVHPGPAEIYTVLERDRIDSFEVEIERVINQYSPTDKGLVLKITDDRLIEKAGGIVQGMSGSPIIQDGKLAGIVTHVFINDPSRGFGILAEWMVEKGKSITEGAVKAPSVLAAFSTK; from the coding sequence GTGGAACGTAGAACAGTCGGACTAGTTCTCATGGTTGCGGTCATTGTTGTTTTTCTGGTTCCTAATTGCTTTTCTTTGGTTGCTTTTCCCAAAACCATCGGATTGCCTGTGGGGCAAAGCCAGTCTTTTCATCTTAATGTACTGTTGCCGGTGAGGGTTCGACTTGTCAACGGACCAGGACTGAAACTCAATGAAACTTGGCTAACCAACACACCGGTACAATTACACTTGGGTTATCCGCTGACTTTAGAAACAGCTGAAGTTGGGCAATCCGAAATGGAATTTCAGTTGTTTGGTGTCCCTTGGCGTCGTGTTCTGGTTGAAGCTAGGGAGCCTGATGTGGTGGTGCCAGGGGGCCATGCTGTTGGAGTCTTACTAACTAGTGAAGGAATTATTGTTGTCGGTTACGATAATGTTGCGGGACCGTATGGGTATTCCTCTCCGGCCCGGGACTCCGGCATTTTGCCGGGAGACCTGTTGCTTAAAGCAAACGGAAGCAGCTTATTAACGGTAGCAGACTTAATCCGATCGGTAGAGCAAGCAGGACTTGAAAACCAGGCCTTAGTATTGACGCTAAGGCGGGGAACAGAGACTAGGATAGCAGAGTTATATCCGCTCAAGACGCCCAAAGGATCTTTTCGGATTGGCCTCTATGTGCGAGATGGAGCCAATGGAGTAGGCACTCTGTCTTTTTACGATCTCGATACAGGTTGCTTCGGTGCCCTGGGTCACGTGGTAACTGACGTGGATACAGGTACAACACTAGCTATCAGAGACGGATCCATTGTCAAAGCCTTTATTTCCAGTGTAAATGCCGGTACACGAGGTCAACCAGGAGAAAAGATAGGTGTCTTCCAACCGGGAGAAAGCAACCTAGGTAAGATAGTGGCCAACACTGAGTTTGGGATATTCGGCTTGCTTAATGAGCCGTTGGAGAATCCCTATTTCCAGGAAGGGATTCCGGTTGCCATGGCCACTGAAGTGCATCCGGGACCGGCTGAGATATATACAGTTCTGGAACGGGATCGAATTGATAGTTTCGAGGTGGAGATCGAACGGGTAATTAACCAATACAGTCCCACTGACAAAGGGCTAGTACTGAAAATTACGGATGATCGATTAATTGAAAAAGCCGGTGGAATTGTCCAAGGGATGAGCGGGAGTCCGATAATACAAGACGGTAAGTTAGCCGGAATTGTTACTCACGTATTTATCAATGATCCCAGCCGGGGTTTTGGAATCTTAGCCGAATGGATGGTGGAAAAAGGTAAGTCAATTACTGAAGGAGCCGTCAAGGCTCCTTCAGTGCTTGCGGCTTTTTCTACCAAATGA
- a CDS encoding 3-methyl-2-oxobutanoate dehydrogenase subunit VorB: MSEKLLMKGNEALGEAALQAGCRLYFAYPITPQSELPEYLSRRMPEIGRVFLQAESEIAAINMVYGAAGAGARVMTSSSSPGISLKQEGLSYIAGAELPCVIVNMSRGGPGLGSIQPAQSDYLQATKGGGHGDYHLIVLAPASAQEIVDLTILAFDLADKYRNPVMIMGDGLLGQMMEPVSFPDRSEVKLPEKPWATTGYKGDRQRNIIHSLELMPERLEAHNRKLQEKYADIMATQKQSEEYLTDDADIVLVAFGTVARICRSAIDMAREKGIKAGLFRPISLWPFPDESLARLGEKERVFLSVEMNCGQMIEDVQLALKCRRPVHFLGRVGGIVPSPEEVQAKIEKIMAGRCEA, from the coding sequence ATGAGCGAAAAGCTCTTGATGAAAGGTAACGAGGCCTTGGGGGAAGCAGCGCTGCAAGCCGGCTGCCGACTTTATTTTGCTTATCCTATTACACCTCAGAGCGAGTTACCGGAGTATCTATCACGGCGCATGCCGGAAATTGGTCGAGTGTTCCTACAAGCGGAATCCGAAATTGCTGCTATCAACATGGTATACGGTGCTGCCGGTGCCGGTGCTCGGGTAATGACATCTTCCTCCAGCCCCGGTATCAGCCTTAAACAAGAAGGGCTGTCGTATATTGCCGGGGCCGAGCTACCTTGTGTAATTGTAAACATGTCTCGTGGTGGACCGGGACTAGGAAGTATCCAACCGGCCCAATCAGATTACCTCCAGGCTACTAAAGGCGGCGGCCATGGAGATTATCACCTTATTGTGTTGGCTCCCGCTTCAGCCCAAGAGATTGTGGATCTAACCATCTTGGCTTTTGACTTGGCGGACAAGTATCGTAACCCGGTAATGATAATGGGGGACGGACTGCTAGGTCAAATGATGGAGCCGGTGAGTTTTCCGGACAGAAGCGAGGTAAAGCTACCGGAAAAGCCTTGGGCTACCACCGGTTATAAAGGAGATCGTCAGAGAAACATCATCCATTCTCTGGAGTTAATGCCTGAGCGTCTTGAAGCCCACAACCGAAAATTACAAGAGAAATACGCTGACATTATGGCCACTCAAAAGCAGTCGGAAGAATACTTGACCGACGATGCCGACATAGTTTTGGTTGCTTTCGGCACAGTGGCTCGCATCTGCCGGAGCGCTATTGATATGGCCCGCGAAAAGGGTATTAAGGCCGGACTATTTCGTCCGATAAGCTTATGGCCGTTTCCTGATGAAAGCTTGGCTCGCTTAGGCGAAAAAGAGCGCGTATTTCTATCAGTAGAAATGAACTGTGGCCAGATGATAGAAGATGTCCAGCTTGCTCTTAAGTGCCGCCGGCCAGTGCACTTCTTGGGGCGTGTAGGCGGTATTGTACCATCGCCGGAAGAAGTCCAGGCAAAGATTGAAAAGATTATGGCCGGGAGGTGTGAGGCATGA
- a CDS encoding TlyA family RNA methyltransferase gives MAVTTKRLDLLLVERGLAPSRERAQARILAGEVLVDGQLTDKSGTKVRPDAEVVLLGEDLPYVSRGGLKLEKAIRCFGLNFEGKIVLDGGASTGGFTDCALQHGAAKVYAVDVGYGQLAWRLRQNPKVAVLERTNIRYLAKEQLVPLPEIACIDVSFISLEKVVPPVLNVLVGEREIVALIKPQFEVGKGKVGKGGIVKDPLLHQEVLTRIMCMLNRYMSCVGLDYSPIKGAKGNIEYLVYARHSPSKVSLDVAQVIEAAHTELA, from the coding sequence ATGGCCGTGACAACTAAGAGGCTAGACCTATTGCTGGTGGAACGAGGACTGGCTCCCAGCCGGGAGCGGGCACAAGCTCGAATTCTGGCCGGGGAGGTTTTAGTGGATGGACAGCTCACCGACAAATCCGGAACCAAAGTACGCCCAGATGCAGAAGTGGTACTTCTCGGAGAAGATCTACCCTATGTAAGTCGTGGGGGCCTAAAACTGGAAAAAGCGATCCGTTGTTTTGGGCTAAATTTTGAGGGCAAGATTGTGTTAGATGGTGGGGCCTCAACAGGGGGTTTCACTGATTGTGCCCTGCAACACGGAGCGGCGAAGGTGTACGCGGTGGATGTAGGTTACGGGCAGCTGGCTTGGAGACTGAGACAAAATCCGAAAGTGGCAGTGTTGGAGCGCACTAATATCAGATATTTAGCTAAAGAACAACTGGTTCCCTTGCCGGAAATAGCCTGTATCGATGTGTCTTTCATTTCCTTAGAAAAAGTCGTCCCGCCAGTGCTCAATGTCCTGGTAGGAGAGAGAGAAATAGTGGCACTGATAAAACCACAATTCGAAGTGGGCAAGGGCAAAGTGGGCAAGGGAGGAATTGTCAAGGATCCGCTGTTACACCAGGAAGTACTAACCAGAATCATGTGCATGCTTAACCGGTATATGAGTTGTGTAGGTCTTGATTATTCTCCCATCAAAGGAGCCAAAGGTAATATCGAATACTTGGTCTATGCTCGCCATTCCCCCTCCAAGGTAAGCCTTGACGTTGCTCAAGTGATAGAAGCTGCCCATACTGAACTGGCATAG
- the buk gene encoding butyrate kinase, translating into MLVLNPGSTSTKLALFDNNQLLYTESLSHLPAELEACASVTKQYGLRKKAILAVMTKKNTSLASLSAVVGRGGLTKPLSGGTYSISQQMVEDLKSAKWGEHASNLGPILAYELAQEAGGIPAFTVDPVVVDELDDVARISGLPELPRQSKFHALNQKAVARRAAKALARPYQELNLIVAHMGGGISIGAHKMGRVVDVNNALDGEGPMTPERSGTLPVGDLVRLCYSGRFTYEEIMRMVKGSGGFMAHLGTIDTREVQERAMAGDKEAELIFRALAYQVAKNIGALTATFGGKLDAIVLTGGMAHSELLTTWIKERVDFLAPVLVYPGESEMEALAQGALRVLNQEETARKYV; encoded by the coding sequence ATTTTGGTTTTAAACCCGGGTTCTACATCCACCAAGCTTGCTTTGTTTGATAACAATCAGTTGCTTTATACGGAAAGCCTGTCTCACCTGCCGGCAGAATTAGAAGCCTGTGCCTCTGTAACAAAGCAATACGGCCTTCGTAAAAAGGCTATTTTGGCTGTTATGACTAAGAAGAATACTTCTTTGGCCTCATTGTCAGCAGTGGTTGGCAGAGGAGGACTCACCAAGCCCCTCTCTGGTGGTACGTACAGCATCAGCCAACAGATGGTTGAGGATTTGAAATCCGCTAAGTGGGGTGAACATGCGTCCAATCTAGGGCCGATTTTGGCTTATGAACTAGCCCAAGAGGCCGGAGGAATCCCGGCTTTCACCGTGGATCCGGTGGTGGTGGATGAGCTCGACGATGTGGCCCGCATCTCAGGTCTGCCGGAATTGCCGCGCCAGAGCAAGTTTCATGCCCTGAACCAAAAAGCAGTTGCTCGTCGAGCAGCAAAAGCGTTGGCTCGTCCTTATCAAGAGCTGAACCTAATTGTTGCTCATATGGGCGGCGGTATCTCTATCGGTGCGCATAAGATGGGGCGGGTGGTGGACGTTAACAATGCTCTGGACGGGGAAGGGCCGATGACGCCTGAAAGAAGCGGCACCCTTCCTGTAGGCGATTTGGTTCGGTTGTGTTATAGCGGTCGTTTTACCTACGAAGAGATTATGCGTATGGTGAAAGGTTCCGGCGGTTTCATGGCACATTTGGGGACAATTGATACCCGGGAAGTACAAGAACGGGCCATGGCCGGAGATAAGGAAGCAGAGTTGATTTTTCGAGCCTTAGCCTACCAAGTAGCAAAAAACATCGGTGCTTTGACAGCAACCTTTGGTGGCAAACTGGATGCCATTGTTCTGACCGGGGGGATGGCTCATTCCGAACTGTTGACCACTTGGATTAAAGAGCGGGTGGATTTCTTGGCACCGGTATTGGTCTATCCTGGTGAGAGTGAGATGGAAGCTTTGGCGCAAGGAGCCCTTCGTGTTCTTAACCAGGAGGAAACAGCGCGCAAGTATGTTTGA
- the recN gene encoding DNA repair protein RecN — MLEAISISNFALIDKLTIEFEPGLNILTGETGAGKSIIIDALGMALGERASSDFLRTGAESARVEAVFALESGSRPLLTLTEAGIPHDDYRIILVRELNASGRNYSRINGHLVTTTQLKEIAQQLVDIHGQHQHQSLLHPSTHLSFLDAFGGSDQMALVHKVRELYSQHNRLVTARENYEQAQRERAQRIDMLQYQIEEIEAARLIPGEWEELEQEKERLKQRESLLEAVGNSYVLLYGGPREQGAIDLVGQAQTLLDQAATTDQELAAVAEELTVSLYNLEELVPKLRQYQEEFPQDPNRLTEVEERLELIRSLKRKYGKDIPAILDYVQAAITELGRLQQEEADRTKLTDELTRIKDQLTEAAGRLTNKRRQTATAFEQQLEEELTDLGLDKAQLQVAFSMQEDDSGLDYGERKLKILATGFEQAEFLLAANPGEEPRPLAKIASGGETARTMLAIKTVLAGADAVPTLIFDEVDAGIGGRAAQKVASKLGQVSQFHQVICITHLPQIAAIGSTHFYIYKQTIEGKTYTRIDRLSPSARIQELARMLAGSNVTAVVLQHAEQLLQQYGSIPS; from the coding sequence TTGCTGGAGGCAATTTCCATCAGCAATTTTGCCTTAATTGATAAGCTTACAATAGAATTTGAGCCCGGCTTGAACATTCTAACCGGCGAAACAGGAGCCGGCAAGTCAATTATTATCGACGCTTTGGGCATGGCTTTAGGAGAAAGGGCGTCGTCCGACTTCTTACGTACAGGGGCAGAGTCGGCTCGGGTTGAGGCAGTATTTGCGTTGGAATCTGGCTCTCGGCCATTGCTTACATTGACAGAAGCTGGAATTCCTCATGACGACTACCGGATAATACTAGTTCGTGAGCTGAATGCGTCGGGGCGCAATTATTCCCGGATTAACGGTCACCTGGTAACTACAACCCAGCTTAAAGAAATTGCCCAACAATTAGTGGACATACACGGCCAACACCAACATCAATCTTTGTTACATCCGTCGACACACTTGAGTTTCCTTGATGCTTTCGGAGGCTCTGACCAGATGGCGCTAGTTCATAAGGTACGTGAGCTGTACTCTCAGCATAACCGCCTGGTAACTGCACGGGAAAACTATGAACAAGCGCAAAGAGAACGTGCCCAAAGGATAGATATGCTTCAGTATCAAATTGAGGAAATAGAAGCAGCCAGGCTTATACCTGGTGAGTGGGAGGAGCTGGAACAGGAAAAGGAGCGCCTGAAGCAGCGCGAAAGCTTACTGGAAGCTGTGGGTAATTCTTACGTGCTATTATACGGTGGGCCTCGGGAACAAGGTGCGATCGATCTTGTGGGGCAGGCCCAGACGCTCCTTGATCAAGCAGCTACAACCGACCAGGAGTTGGCTGCGGTGGCCGAAGAATTAACGGTTAGTCTGTACAATCTGGAAGAATTGGTACCGAAATTGCGGCAGTATCAAGAGGAGTTTCCTCAAGACCCTAACCGTTTGACTGAAGTAGAGGAACGGTTGGAATTAATCCGTTCCCTGAAGCGGAAGTACGGAAAAGACATTCCTGCTATCTTAGATTATGTCCAAGCTGCGATCACCGAGTTGGGACGATTGCAGCAGGAAGAAGCAGACCGAACCAAGCTAACTGACGAGTTAACCCGGATAAAGGACCAGTTGACAGAAGCTGCTGGCCGGTTAACCAACAAAAGGCGGCAAACGGCAACCGCTTTCGAACAGCAGTTAGAAGAAGAACTAACCGATTTGGGCCTGGACAAAGCACAATTACAGGTAGCGTTCTCCATGCAAGAAGATGATTCCGGCCTGGACTATGGTGAGCGAAAGCTCAAAATTTTGGCCACAGGTTTTGAACAAGCTGAATTCCTGCTGGCAGCAAATCCCGGGGAAGAACCGCGGCCGCTGGCCAAGATTGCTTCCGGAGGTGAAACTGCTCGAACAATGCTAGCAATAAAAACGGTATTGGCAGGAGCAGATGCTGTACCAACGCTGATTTTTGACGAAGTCGATGCCGGCATCGGTGGTCGAGCAGCTCAAAAGGTTGCCTCTAAACTGGGTCAGGTCAGTCAATTCCATCAAGTGATCTGCATTACCCATTTGCCACAAATTGCTGCTATCGGCAGCACTCACTTTTATATTTATAAACAGACTATTGAAGGGAAAACTTATACCAGAATCGACCGACTGTCTCCGTCAGCCCGAATTCAAGAGCTGGCCCGAATGCTAGCGGGATCAAATGTCACCGCAGTAGTTTTGCAGCATGCCGAACAGTTACTACAACAGTATGGATCGATACCGTCGTAA
- a CDS encoding NAD(+)/NADH kinase: MIFKKIAIVVNKEKRRAYRLGRQLVTYCQEHALETALLPVDAEFLGYPQQGRSLEELRQWSDLVISLGGDGTLLGAVRLFVPAGVPILGINLGHLGFLTAAEPEHVEQMFLDLVAGRCSLEERNLAQATIYRQGEVLGEFLALNDVVITKNAFARIQVACYVGDEYLATYRGDGVIVATATGSTAYSLSAGGPIVSPALDCLIITPICAHALGVRSLVISGRETFHAFVAAHKGDIMITVDGQRAQPLEQGDKVKVMLADQTVKFIRLPGQEFYRALQARLLDNSCRLPEAERVEE; encoded by the coding sequence ATGATTTTCAAGAAAATAGCTATAGTAGTCAATAAGGAAAAAAGGCGGGCGTATAGGTTAGGCCGCCAACTGGTTACATATTGTCAAGAACATGCTCTTGAAACAGCATTGTTGCCGGTAGATGCCGAGTTCTTAGGCTATCCGCAGCAGGGCAGATCCCTGGAGGAGCTCAGACAATGGTCTGATTTGGTTATTTCATTGGGAGGTGATGGTACCCTTTTGGGTGCAGTCCGGTTGTTTGTTCCAGCAGGAGTTCCTATTCTGGGAATTAACCTTGGACATCTAGGCTTCTTAACTGCGGCTGAACCTGAACATGTGGAACAGATGTTCTTAGATTTGGTGGCCGGCCGTTGTTCCTTGGAGGAACGTAATTTGGCCCAAGCCACAATATACCGACAGGGAGAAGTGTTAGGAGAATTCTTGGCGTTAAACGATGTAGTCATCACCAAGAATGCTTTTGCTCGAATACAGGTAGCATGTTACGTTGGGGACGAATACTTAGCTACATATCGCGGTGATGGCGTAATAGTGGCCACGGCTACCGGTTCTACAGCTTATTCACTGTCGGCCGGGGGACCGATTGTCAGTCCGGCTCTAGACTGCTTGATTATTACCCCTATTTGTGCCCATGCCTTGGGCGTACGCAGCTTGGTAATTTCCGGACGGGAGACATTCCACGCTTTTGTTGCTGCTCACAAAGGGGACATTATGATTACAGTAGACGGTCAAAGGGCACAGCCGTTAGAGCAGGGCGATAAGGTGAAGGTGATGCTAGCTGATCAGACAGTGAAGTTCATTCGCCTGCCAGGACAAGAATTCTACCGTGCGTTGCAGGCTCGCCTGCTGGATAACAGTTGTAGGTTGCCGGAAGCCGAGAGAGTTGAGGAGTAA
- a CDS encoding sigma-54-dependent transcriptional regulator, which yields MVICGSTEAQRLVQSLRLRGMLVVGPEALPVFLFLTARLRHEINNLIQAKLMLAAIIDATQDAISVVDERGYGILVNPAYTRLTGLTQKDVLGKPATVDIAEGESIHLKVLDTGKPIQGARLKVGPQKRDVIVNVAPIVVHGHLRGSVGVIHDVSQIKQLTEELAQAKQRIRHLEAKYTFEDIIGDSPELKAAIDQAKRAADLPATVLLRGESGTGKELFAHAIHNASRWRRGQFVRVNCTAIAESLLESELFGYEEGAFTGARRQGKKGYFEEAVGGTIFLDEIGEISPALQAKLLRVLQEKEIVRVGGTRAISVNTRVIAATNANLEQAVEEGRFREDLYYRLNVVPIFIPPLRYRKDDVPPLVVFLLRKFNQQFGRAVEKAAPQVLSALVAYDWPGNVRELENLLGRAMINMKYNETAMQSHHLPPMGGFGMDTRATRSLPTARWVPGKTLAQLTAITEQRAVEQALDHAKGNKTVAAKLLGISPRTLYYKLDKYGITT from the coding sequence ATGGTCATTTGTGGTAGCACCGAAGCCCAAAGGCTGGTCCAGTCACTCAGATTAAGGGGAATGTTAGTAGTGGGCCCGGAAGCTTTGCCGGTGTTTTTGTTCTTAACTGCTCGACTTCGTCACGAGATTAATAACCTCATCCAAGCAAAACTTATGTTGGCAGCTATTATCGACGCCACTCAAGATGCTATTTCGGTGGTTGATGAGCGCGGCTACGGCATCTTGGTCAATCCGGCCTATACCCGTCTGACTGGACTGACTCAAAAAGATGTGCTGGGAAAACCGGCCACTGTCGATATTGCCGAAGGAGAAAGTATTCATTTGAAAGTGTTAGATACTGGCAAGCCGATCCAAGGCGCCAGACTCAAAGTAGGTCCCCAGAAAAGAGATGTCATTGTGAATGTAGCCCCTATTGTCGTGCATGGACACTTGCGCGGTAGTGTCGGAGTCATTCATGATGTGTCCCAAATCAAGCAGCTTACAGAAGAGTTGGCTCAAGCCAAGCAGAGAATCAGACACTTGGAAGCCAAATACACTTTTGAGGATATTATCGGCGACAGTCCGGAGCTGAAGGCGGCAATAGACCAAGCTAAACGAGCAGCAGACCTACCGGCCACAGTTCTGCTACGGGGCGAAAGCGGCACTGGGAAAGAGCTGTTTGCCCACGCTATTCATAATGCCAGTCGATGGCGGCGGGGACAGTTTGTCCGGGTCAATTGCACTGCTATTGCCGAATCCCTACTGGAAAGCGAACTTTTCGGCTATGAAGAAGGAGCCTTCACCGGAGCTAGAAGGCAAGGCAAGAAAGGATATTTCGAAGAAGCAGTCGGAGGGACCATCTTTTTGGATGAAATAGGAGAGATTAGCCCTGCGTTACAAGCAAAATTGCTCCGAGTACTGCAAGAAAAAGAGATTGTCCGGGTTGGGGGGACGCGAGCTATTTCTGTCAATACGCGGGTTATTGCAGCTACTAATGCTAATTTGGAGCAAGCTGTAGAAGAGGGACGTTTTCGAGAGGACCTATATTATCGGTTGAATGTGGTCCCCATCTTCATTCCGCCGCTGCGCTATCGGAAAGATGATGTGCCTCCCTTGGTTGTCTTTCTTTTACGTAAGTTCAATCAACAATTTGGCCGGGCCGTAGAGAAAGCAGCTCCGCAGGTTCTTTCTGCTTTAGTAGCTTATGATTGGCCGGGCAATGTTCGTGAGCTAGAGAATTTGCTGGGCCGAGCCATGATCAATATGAAGTACAACGAAACGGCGATGCAGTCACACCACCTGCCTCCTATGGGCGGCTTTGGCATGGATACTCGGGCTACCCGCAGCTTACCCACTGCTCGCTGGGTTCCGGGAAAAACCCTGGCCCAATTGACGGCGATAACTGAACAGAGGGCTGTGGAGCAGGCGTTGGACCATGCCAAGGGCAACAAGACTGTAGCGGCTAAATTACTTGGCATTTCACCGCGAACGCTGTACTACAAGCTGGACAAGTATGGCATTACAACTTAA
- the spo0A gene encoding sporulation transcription factor Spo0A, with product MIADDNKEFCVLVQEYIEEQADMELVEVAYNGMEVLEKLDTALPDVLVLDIIMPHLDGLGVLEKLVERPLDKRPKVIMLTAFGQESITQRVVDLGADYYILKPFNLDVLINRIRQLAGESYVSKRTAPVKAKSLDVEVTNIIHQIGVPAHIKGYLYLREAILMVIRDVDLLGAVTKELYPLIADKYNTTPSRVERAIRHAIEVAWSRGNVDVVNSLFGYTIDVNRGKPTNSEFIAMIADKLRVENKAS from the coding sequence ATGATTGCTGACGATAACAAGGAGTTTTGTGTTTTAGTTCAAGAATACATTGAAGAACAAGCTGATATGGAATTGGTAGAAGTAGCGTACAATGGTATGGAGGTGCTGGAAAAACTCGACACAGCTTTGCCGGATGTCCTAGTATTGGACATTATTATGCCTCATTTGGACGGACTGGGTGTATTAGAGAAATTAGTGGAAAGGCCATTAGATAAACGTCCCAAAGTTATTATGTTAACAGCGTTTGGGCAGGAAAGCATTACTCAACGGGTGGTAGACTTGGGAGCTGACTATTACATTCTTAAACCGTTTAATCTCGATGTGCTCATTAACCGTATTAGGCAACTGGCTGGAGAAAGCTATGTCTCGAAACGAACAGCGCCGGTAAAAGCCAAGAGCCTTGATGTGGAGGTGACCAATATTATTCACCAAATTGGGGTACCGGCTCATATTAAAGGCTATCTTTATTTGCGCGAAGCTATCCTAATGGTCATTCGCGACGTAGATTTGTTGGGGGCAGTTACCAAAGAGCTGTATCCCCTGATTGCAGACAAGTACAACACTACTCCTAGTCGAGTAGAGCGCGCGATCCGACACGCGATTGAAGTTGCTTGGAGCCGAGGAAATGTAGATGTAGTAAACAGCCTTTTTGGCTATACCATAGACGTAAACCGGGGCAAACCGACAAACTCGGAGTTTATTGCCATGATTGCTGACAAGCTACGCGTAGAAAACAAGGCCAGTTAA
- the argR gene encoding arginine repressor yields MKVRRQMKIMELISSRPIETQEELATLLSQSGFEVTQATVSRDVKELRLVKVPLGENRYGYALPPDMPKGSIDPRLRRIFRESVISMDYSENLIVIKTLPGSAQGVAYAVDNMDWEEILGSLAGDDTILVIAKHKDQVTKVMERFEKFLG; encoded by the coding sequence GTGAAAGTCCGGCGACAAATGAAAATAATGGAGCTGATCAGTTCCCGACCCATCGAAACCCAGGAAGAATTAGCCACACTACTTAGCCAAAGCGGTTTTGAAGTAACCCAGGCAACCGTATCACGGGATGTCAAAGAATTACGGTTAGTAAAAGTGCCTCTGGGTGAAAACAGGTACGGTTATGCTTTGCCTCCAGACATGCCAAAGGGAAGCATTGATCCTCGACTAAGACGTATTTTCCGCGAATCGGTTATTAGCATGGACTACAGTGAGAACTTGATTGTAATCAAGACCTTGCCCGGTTCGGCACAAGGGGTGGCCTATGCGGTTGATAACATGGATTGGGAAGAGATCCTAGGTAGTTTAGCCGGTGACGATACAATCCTGGTGATAGCAAAGCACAAGGATCAAGTTACCAAGGTTATGGAGCGCTTTGAGAAATTTCTTGGCTAG